The following are encoded together in the Drosophila biarmipes strain raj3 chromosome 3L, RU_DBia_V1.1, whole genome shotgun sequence genome:
- the LOC108034772 gene encoding histone-lysine N-methyltransferase 2D, producing the protein MFMQSAVSQGQRDTQKRLDPGCKRGRRWIMGLILGYTIMSLMVLKVASATTLYQQHQQQHLQQQSPNDIESSADEPSTEEPETSEGDSDIEKMRAKLQQLQHEQQQQYLRQQQHQLQLHLQQMQATQGVGGGAAGGGETAYLLERADSNIAPIYGTWRTKAQRQQHATSSHEPDDAHVYERLPKRSATMTPLRGLGLLRDQMPRPPRLTTQDMQMSLGSPTPPPAPTKGLLRRQYSETPGTRAQRAGQDQDQFKPKPFHFPYEGPMPEQFTKGAEGRPELNNIQDILQHLHIGGLTPSKLPPMVMMPTGLHIAGSFKNLKSSGIGNFFRGKRNKKQMQFTIPMPMFPMAMPMPMQWYNPGVMPHQRVAIDQLYPYKPRSPQDVNLLAMQPLGSGKPLSKKKKKKQQQQLQQQQQQQQQQQLLEHGSQQHFVADPFLQHFAPPVLTLNATRQPQLKRVPFKVNLDIYPVLPPSRPASVMRHPFQQEYALPSPAALTGTTAAAFHMGHGIYQTPFKFPTQQPVVFPDQATRYSQQQALYQAQAHKYPPPKSVLGDEPIYGQSPGHGQGQDQGPGQGQGQVESQTNPIMLHLNVFPKQKPTATIRASTNPFYNHNMQRNTINSNDLPPPNPPSPIEPRQAVNQNGTHTQQQHQLQQQQQQHHTSLNQTTQQKHQATQQQQLQSQAGNRSSTISRSDHLPLIDFEHPIVAAELPDPASLTSIRQDHRFRKTPIDEHYRYQKSANIEQLAAEAQTASLFRFPVEDLIQFQVDDAL; encoded by the exons ATGTTCATGCAGTCGGCAGTCAGTCAAGGACAACGAGACACTCAGAAGCGACTGGATCCAGGCTGTAAGAGAGGCAGGCGGTGGATTATGGGCCTGATCCTGGGGtacacaatt ATGTCTCTCATGGTATTGAAGGTCGCCTCCGCAACAACACTTTatcagcaacaccagcagcagcatctgcAGCAGCAATCCCCCAACGACATTGAGTCCTCGGCAGACGAGCCATCCACCGAGGAGCCGGAGACCTCCGAGGGCGACAGCGACATCGAGAAGATGCGGGCCAAGttgcagcaactgcagcacgagcagcagcaacagtatctgcgccagcagcaacaccagttGCAGCTGCATCTGCAGCAGATGCAGGCGACGCAGGGAGTCGGAGGTGGAGCCGCAGGGGGCGGGGAAACCGCCTACTTATTGGAGCGTGCCGACAGCAACATTGCACCCATCTATGGGACGTGGCGCACGAAAGcgcaacggcagcaacacgCAACTTCGTCACACGAACCGGACGACGCCCATGTTTACGAGCGTCTGCCCAAGCGATCGGCGACCATGACGCCTCTGAGGGGCCTGGGGCTGCTGCGTGATCagatgccacgcccaccgcgtCTCACCACCCAGGACATGCAGATGTCCTTGGGTTCGCCGACGCCGCCACCGGCGCCCACAAAGGGTTTGCTGCGACGTCAGTACTCGGAAACCCCGGGAACACGAGCCCAACGGGCTGGTCAGGATCAGGATCAGTTCAAGCCCAAACCCTTTCACTTTCCCTACGAAGGTCCCATGCCCGAGCAGTTCACCAAGGGTGCTGAGGGTCGTCCCGAGCTGAACAACATCCAGGATATACTGCAACACTTGCACATTGGCGGCTTGACTCCTAGTAAACTCCCACCCATGGTGATGATGCCGACGGGCCTCCACATAGCCGGCAGTTTCAAGAACCTCAAGTCCAGTGGGATAGGGAACTTCTTCCGGGGCAAGCGCAACAAGAAGCAGATGCAGTTCACCATTCCCATGCCCATGTTTCCCATggccatgcccatgcccatgcaATGGTACAATCCCGGCGTGATGCCCCACCAAAGGGTGGCGATTGATCAGCTGTATCCATACAAACCAAGATCTCCCCAGGATGTCAATCTGCTGGCCATGCAGCCACTGGGAAGTGGCAAGCCGCTGtccaaaaagaagaaaaagaagcagcaacagcagttgcaacagcagcagcagcagcagcagcaacaacagttACTGGAGCATGGCAGCCAGCAGCACTTTGTGGCCGATCCCTTCTTGCAGCACTTTGCACCACCTGTGCTCACGCTGAACGCCACCAGGCAGCCGCAGCTGAAGAGGGTTCCCTTCAAGGTCAACCTGGATATATATCCCGTGCTGCCGCCTTCGCGTCCCGCCTCCGTGATGCGGCATCCCTTCCAGCAGGAGTACGCCCTGCCCTCGCCAGCTGCCTTGACGGGCACTACGGCGGCCGCCTTCCACATGGGTCATGGCATCTACCAGACGCCCTTCAAGTTCCCCACCCAACAACCCGTGGTCTTTCCCGATCAGGCCACCAGATATAGTCAGCAGCAGGCTCTGTATCAGGCACAGGCCCACAAGTATCCGCCTCCGAAGAGTGTGCTTGGTGATGAACCCATTTATGGTCAGAGTCCTGGTCATGGCCAGGGGCAGGATCAGGGGCCGGGTCAGGGACAGGGACAGGTGGAGAGCCAAACGAATCCCATTATGCTACACCTGAATGTGTTCCCCAAGCAAAAGCCCACTGCCACCATTCGAGCCTCCACCAATCCCTTCTACAACCACAACATGCAACGCAACACCATCAACTCGAACGATTTGCCGCCACCCAATCCACCCAGTCCCATTGAACCAAGACAGGCAGTCAATCAAAACGGCACCCAcacgcagcaacaacatcagctgcagcaacagcaacagcaacatcacacATCGCTTAATCAAACGACACAGCAGAAACATCAGGcgacacagcagcaacaactccAATCGCAGGCTGGCAATCGCTCTAGCACCATTTCCCGCAGCGATCACCTTCCGTTGATTGACTTTGAGCATCCCATCGTGGCCGCCGAGCTTCCGGACCCTGCCTCCTTGACCAGCATCCGACAGGATCATCGCTTCAGGAAAACGCCCATTGATGAGCACTATCGCTACCAGAAGAGCGCCAACATTGAGCAGTTGGCTGCCGAGGCCCAGACAGCCTCGCTCTTCAGATTTCCCGTCGAGGATCTGATACAGTTCCAGGTGGACGATGCTCTCTAA
- the LOC108035702 gene encoding LOW QUALITY PROTEIN: uncharacterized protein LOC108035702 (The sequence of the model RefSeq protein was modified relative to this genomic sequence to represent the inferred CDS: deleted 1 base in 1 codon) gives MRSALYVLALCALAVASASEATHERKARAAEGYFYPTPQVPFDLPVRTTQPPTRPPTRPPTRPPTRPPTLPPYKPPATYLPPTNKPLPPVTVRTTIRTTPRPTLPPTKPPTRPPTRPPTTYLPPPTVRTTRPPPPPTRPPTYPPTTRRLTTPAPTYLPPTNKPLPPVTVRTTIRTTPRPTLPPTKPPTRPPTTYLPPPTVRTTRATPPPTRPPTRPPPTYLPPTNKPLPPVTTRRPTPPPTRPPPPPTRASTPAPTYLPPTNKPLPPVTVRTTRPPPPPTRPPTKPPTQPPTRPPTRPPTTYLPPPTVRTTRPPPPPTRPPTYPPTTRRLTTPAPTYLPPTNKPLPPVTVRTTIRTTPRPTLPPTKPPTRPPTTYLPPPTVRTTRATPPPTRPPTYPPTTRRLTTPAPTYLPPTNKPLPPVTVRTTIRTTPRPTLPPTKPPTRPPTTYLPPPTVRTTRATPPPTRPPTRPPTRPPTRPPTPPPTYLPPTNKPLPPVTVRTTRPPPPPTRPPTRASTPAPTYLPPTNKPLPPVTVRTTRPPPPPTRPPTKPPTQPPTRPPTTYLPPPTVRTTRATPPPTRPPTYPPTTRRLTTPAPTYLPPTNKPLPPVTVRTTIRTTPRPTLPPTRPPTRPPTRPPTTYLPPPTVRTTRPPPPPTRPPTYPPTTRRLTTPAPTYLPPTNKPLPPVTVRTTRAPPPPTRPPTRPPTRPPTPPPTYLPPVTVRTTRPPPPPTRKTTVHVPPPTVRTTVYVPPPTQRTTVYVPPAPTKHQGYQYPVPSIPFTF, from the exons ATG AGAAGTGCACTCTACGTCTTGGCGCTATGCGCTTTGGCGGTGGCCTCCGCGTCGGAAGCAACCCATGAG CGCAAGGCTCGTGCCGCCGAGGGTTACTTCTACCCCACGCCCCAGGTGCCGTTCGATCTGCCTGTGCGCACCACGCAGCCCCCCACGAGGCCGCCAACGCGCCCACCCACCAGGCCTCCCACTAGGCCACCCACTCTGCCGCCCTACAAGCCGCCGGCAACTTACCTGCCGCCCACCAACAAGCCACTGCCGCCAGTGACCGTGCGCACCACCATCAGGACTACTCCTCGTCCAACTCTGCCGCCTACGAAGCCACCAACCCGTCCACCAACCCGGCCACCAACCACCTACCTGCCACCCCCAACTGTGCGCACTACTcgcccaccaccaccacccactcgcCCACCAACTTACCCACCCACCACTCGTCGCCTGACGACCCCAGCTCCCACTTACTTGCCGCCCACCAACAAGCCACTGCCGCCAGTGACCGTGCGCACCACCATCAGGACTACTCCTCGTCCAACTCTGCCACCTACGAAGCCACCAACTCGTCCACCAACCACCTACCTGCCTCCCCCAACTGTGCGCACCACCCGTGCCACACCACCACCGACTCGTCCACCAACTCGTCCTCCACCAACCTACCTGCCGCCCACCAACAAGCCGCTGCCTCCAGTGACCACCCGTCGCCCGACGCCACCACCAACcaggccaccaccaccaccgacCCGTGCGTCGACTCCGGCTCCGACCTACTTGCCGCCCACCAACAAGCCACTGCCACCAGTGACCGTGCGCACCACccgcccaccaccaccaccaactcGTCCACCAACCAAGCCCCCAACCCAGCCTCCAACAAGGCCCCCAACTAGGCCACCAACCACCTACCTGCCACCCCCAACTGTGCGCACCACTCGCCCACCTCCACCACCCACCCGTCCACCAACATACCCACCCACCACTCGTCGCCTGACGACCCCCGCCCCCACTTACCTGCCACCCACCAACAAGCCACTGCCCCCAGTGACCGTTCGCACCACCATCCGCACCACTCCTCGCCCCACTCTGCCTCCCACTAAGCCCCCAACTAGGCCACCAACCACCTACTTGCCTCCCCCAACTGTGCGCACCACCCGTGCcacaccaccacccactcgtCCCCCAACTTACCCACCAACCACCCGCCGCCTGACGACCCCCGCCCCCACTTACCTGCCGCCCACCAACAAGCCATTGCCTCCAGTGACTGTGCGCACCACCATCAGGACTACTCCTCGTCCAACTCTGCCTCCCACTAAGCCCCCAACCAGGCCACCAACCACCTACTTGCCTCCCCCAACTGTTCGCACCACTCGTGCCACCCCACCGCCAACTCGCCCACCAACTCGACCACCAACTCGACCACCAACTCGCCCACCAACCCCACCACCAACCTACTTGCCGCCCACCAACAAGCCACTGCCCCCAGTGACCGTCCGCACCACCCGTCCTCCTCCACCACCCACTCGCCCACCCACCCGGGCCTCGACTCCTGCTCCCACTTACCTGCCACCCACCAACAAGCCACTGCCACCAGTGACCGTGCGCACCACccgcccaccaccaccaccaactcGTCCACCAACCAAGCCCCCAACCCAGCCCCCAACCAGGCCCCCAACCACCTACTTGCCTCCCCCAACTGTTCGCACCACTCGTGCcaccccaccacccactcgccCCCCAACTTACCCACCAACCACTCGTCGTCTGACGACCCCCGCTCCCACTTACTTGCCACCCACCAACAAGCCACTGCCGCCAGTGACCGTGCGCACCACCATCCGCACTACTCCCCGCCCTACTCTGCCTCCCACGAGGCCCCCAACTAGGCCCCCAACCAGGCCACCAACCACCTACCTGCCACCCCCAACTGTGCGCACCACCCGTCCTCCGCCACCACCCACCCGTCCCCCAACCTACCCACCCACCACTCGTCGCCTGACGACCCCCGCTCCCACTTATCTGCCACCCACCAACAAGCCACTGCCCCCAGTGACCGTTCGCACCACTCGTGccccaccaccaccaactcGTCCCCCAACCCGTCCCCCCACTCGCCCACCAACCCCACCACCAACCTATCTGCCACCCGTGACGGTGCGCACCACCCGCCCTCCTCCACCACCCACCCGCAAGACGACCGTCCACGTGCCACCCCCGACCGTGCGCACCACCGTGTACGTGCCGCCCCCGACCCAGCGCACCACTGTCTACGTCCCACCCGCACCCACCAAGCACCAGGGCTACCAGTAC CCCGTGCCCAGCATCCCCTTCACCTTCTAG